One genomic region from Pirellulales bacterium encodes:
- a CDS encoding ATP-binding cassette domain-containing protein has translation MLRFSGVSKAYGNKTVVPPFDLAVESGEVLVLLGPSGCGKTTILRMVAGLVQATTGQIVVDDLELSERTLPEVRRRLGYVIQEGGLFPHLTAEANATLMARHHRWSRERCAERLAELVEMTRFPADALKRYPNELSGGQRQRVSLMRALFLSPQLLLLDEALGALDPMIRAGLQRDLKVVFERTRATVLLVTHDLVEASWFADRVCVLENGRIVQQGEFASIVDAPANDFVSEFVNSQIVAKR, from the coding sequence ATGTTGCGATTTTCGGGAGTTTCGAAAGCCTACGGAAATAAAACCGTTGTACCTCCGTTCGATTTGGCCGTGGAATCGGGCGAGGTTCTCGTGCTGCTGGGCCCCAGCGGTTGCGGGAAGACGACGATTCTGCGCATGGTCGCGGGACTGGTGCAGGCCACGACGGGGCAAATTGTCGTCGACGATTTAGAACTGAGCGAGCGCACTCTGCCCGAGGTGCGACGGCGACTCGGTTATGTGATTCAAGAGGGGGGCTTGTTTCCACATCTAACGGCCGAGGCTAATGCGACCCTCATGGCTCGCCATCACAGGTGGTCCCGCGAGCGGTGCGCAGAGCGATTGGCCGAATTGGTCGAGATGACGCGATTTCCTGCGGATGCTCTGAAGCGCTATCCCAATGAACTATCGGGAGGGCAGCGACAGCGAGTGAGCCTTATGCGCGCGCTTTTCTTGAGCCCACAATTACTGTTGCTTGACGAGGCACTGGGAGCGCTCGATCCAATGATCCGTGCTGGACTGCAGCGCGATTTGAAAGTTGTGTTCGAGCGCACGCGTGCTACGGTGCTGCTGGTTACGCACGATCTGGTCGAGGCAAGCTGGTTTGCCGATCGGGTGTGTGTGCTCGAGAACGGGCGAATTGTTCAACAGGGGGAGTTCGCTAGTATTGTGGACGCTCCGGCCAATGACTTCGTGAGCGAATTCGTCAATTCGCAGATCGTCGCCAAACGATGA
- the egtB gene encoding ergothioneine biosynthesis protein EgtB — protein MPGLNATFHAVRSMTCSLATGLSAEDQMVQSCPEASPTKWHQAHTTWFFETFVLREFLADYTPFREDFRWLFNSYYNALGEEIPDKKLRASFSRPSLDEIVAYRAHVDREIARLLARPIDEEATRRIILGLNHEQQHQELALTDIKHAFFANPLHPSYKADLQSEDRDSPGDKLQWHAFDGGLIEIGNPLPATTTEAFCFDNETPRHKVYLEPFQIANREATCAEFLEFMSEDAYARSELWLSAGWDTVKATGWRAPLYWQPDSSDKTGWRIFTLRGWIGLSALLSVPVCHISFFEADAFARWRGCRLPTEAEWERVASQTPTRGNLLDTGRLHTAQAHGTGIAQLFGDCWEWTASPYVGYPGYKPLPGALGEYNGKFMSGQMVLRGGSCVTPQDHIRATYRNFFQPATRWQFTGIRLAM, from the coding sequence ATGCCTGGTCTGAACGCGACGTTCCATGCCGTCCGGTCGATGACCTGCTCACTCGCCACCGGCCTGTCGGCCGAAGACCAGATGGTTCAATCGTGTCCAGAAGCCAGCCCCACAAAATGGCACCAGGCACACACGACGTGGTTCTTCGAGACATTTGTGCTGCGCGAATTTCTGGCAGACTACACGCCGTTTCGCGAAGACTTTCGCTGGCTCTTCAACAGCTATTACAACGCGCTCGGCGAAGAGATTCCGGACAAAAAGCTGCGGGCATCATTTTCTCGCCCATCGCTCGACGAGATCGTGGCCTACCGGGCCCATGTCGACCGGGAGATAGCCAGACTTCTTGCCCGTCCCATTGATGAAGAAGCGACGCGGCGAATCATCCTAGGCTTAAACCACGAGCAGCAACATCAGGAACTCGCGCTGACCGACATCAAGCACGCATTTTTCGCGAATCCTCTCCATCCCTCGTACAAAGCCGACCTTCAGTCCGAAGATCGAGACTCACCAGGCGACAAGCTCCAGTGGCACGCATTCGACGGAGGGCTGATCGAGATCGGCAATCCGCTCCCTGCCACGACTACAGAAGCCTTTTGCTTTGACAATGAAACTCCTCGACACAAGGTGTATCTCGAACCGTTTCAAATTGCTAACCGCGAAGCCACATGTGCTGAGTTTCTAGAGTTCATGTCCGAGGATGCCTATGCACGGTCTGAACTCTGGCTCTCTGCCGGTTGGGACACGGTAAAAGCAACGGGCTGGCGAGCACCTCTCTATTGGCAGCCAGATTCGAGCGACAAGACAGGCTGGCGCATCTTCACGCTACGAGGTTGGATCGGGCTGTCCGCGCTTCTCAGCGTGCCGGTATGTCACATCAGCTTCTTCGAAGCCGATGCTTTTGCACGCTGGCGCGGCTGCCGACTTCCCACCGAAGCGGAATGGGAACGTGTGGCAAGTCAGACCCCTACACGTGGAAATCTACTCGACACGGGCAGGCTACATACTGCCCAAGCTCATGGCACGGGCATCGCACAACTGTTCGGAGATTGCTGGGAATGGACGGCCAGCCCCTACGTTGGCTACCCGGGCTATAAGCCCCTCCCCGGCGCGCTGGGCGAGTACAACGGCAAGTTCATGTCCGGCCAGATGGTTTTGCGGGGTGGGTCGTGCGTCACACCGCAAGATCATATTCGCGCGACTTATCGCAATTTCTTTCAACCGGCGACACGCTGGCAATTCACCGGCATCAGACTGGCAATGTAA
- the egtD gene encoding L-histidine N(alpha)-methyltransferase: MIRCSTAVDSTCIISLDTRDMLISEVRRGLRACPRSLAPWMFYDARGSRLFERITQLPEYYPTRTERTILANYCDEIIVTAFSNRSHPVRLVELGAGTGSKTLILLDAAARSQAEVRYLPVDVSVEALAVARDTIAASSPDIYVTPIVANYVTHPPQLPSFDGTTLALYIGSSIGNFTPAEARTILRNIGSQLQPGDSLLLGVDMVKDEPTLLAAYDDRRGVTAEFNRNMLHRLNRELAANFIPRHFRHRALWNREHSRIEMHLESACDQRVCIAAADLVVNFAKGEDIHTENSYKFTRETIHDLLTDAGFNVERTWQDTLDWYSVTLARVR, translated from the coding sequence ATGATTAGATGCTCGACCGCGGTCGACTCGACTTGCATCATTTCGTTGGACACACGCGACATGCTGATTTCGGAAGTGCGGCGTGGCTTGCGCGCGTGTCCGCGATCTCTCGCGCCGTGGATGTTTTATGACGCCCGCGGATCTCGTCTCTTCGAGCGAATTACGCAGCTGCCGGAATATTACCCGACGCGCACCGAGCGCACGATTCTCGCGAACTATTGCGACGAAATCATCGTGACCGCTTTTTCCAACAGGTCACATCCGGTGCGTCTGGTGGAACTCGGAGCAGGCACCGGCTCGAAGACCCTTATTCTGCTCGACGCTGCCGCGAGATCGCAGGCCGAGGTGCGGTATCTCCCCGTAGATGTATCGGTCGAGGCGCTCGCCGTGGCTCGCGATACGATCGCCGCATCATCTCCTGACATATATGTAACGCCGATCGTTGCAAACTACGTCACGCATCCGCCGCAGCTCCCCTCTTTCGATGGCACAACGTTGGCGCTCTATATCGGGTCGAGTATCGGCAACTTCACTCCGGCCGAGGCACGAACCATTCTCCGCAATATCGGTAGCCAACTGCAGCCTGGCGACTCGCTTTTGCTGGGAGTGGACATGGTGAAAGATGAGCCGACATTGCTGGCAGCCTATGACGACCGGCGTGGCGTCACGGCCGAATTCAACCGGAACATGCTGCATCGTCTCAACCGTGAACTTGCCGCGAATTTTATTCCCAGACACTTTCGCCATCGAGCTCTTTGGAACCGCGAGCATTCGCGCATCGAGATGCACCTGGAAAGTGCTTGCGACCAACGGGTGTGCATCGCTGCCGCGGACCTTGTTGTGAATTTTGCGAAAGGCGAGGACATTCATACCGAGAACAGCTACAAATTCACTCGCGAGACCATCCATGATCTTCTGACAGACGCAGGCTTCAACGTCGAACGCACGTGGCAAGACACGCTCGATTGGTATTCGGTCACCTTAGCCCGCGTTCGGTAA
- a CDS encoding type 1 glutamine amidotransferase domain-containing protein, producing MKILMVLTSHDQLGNTGRKTGFWLEEFAAPYFVFKDAGVDLTLASPNGGQPPLDPKSDLPGNQTPAMARFKKDASAQQALAHTIKLESAKSADFDTVFYVGGHGPLWDLAESPVSIALLESFYNSGKPIALVCHSPGVLRHVKFQGEPLVKDKRVTGFTDEEEEGVQLTHVVPFLVEDELKRLGAKFEKVAPWQPFSITDGRLITGQNPASSTSAAQALLKLLAAK from the coding sequence ATGAAGATTCTCATGGTGCTCACGTCGCACGATCAGCTCGGAAACACCGGACGCAAAACCGGCTTCTGGCTCGAAGAATTCGCCGCGCCCTATTTTGTGTTTAAAGATGCCGGCGTCGACCTGACGCTCGCTTCTCCCAATGGGGGTCAGCCACCTCTCGACCCGAAAAGCGACCTGCCAGGAAATCAAACGCCGGCCATGGCTCGCTTCAAGAAGGACGCGTCGGCCCAGCAAGCGCTGGCCCATACGATCAAGTTAGAATCAGCCAAATCCGCAGACTTCGACACCGTGTTCTATGTCGGAGGGCACGGTCCGCTGTGGGATCTCGCCGAAAGCCCGGTCTCGATCGCCTTGCTCGAGTCGTTCTATAACTCGGGGAAGCCGATTGCGCTCGTATGTCACTCGCCGGGCGTGCTACGTCACGTGAAATTTCAGGGCGAACCACTCGTCAAAGACAAACGGGTCACCGGCTTTACCGATGAAGAAGAAGAGGGAGTGCAGCTCACTCATGTCGTTCCATTTCTGGTCGAAGACGAATTGAAGCGGCTCGGCGCCAAATTCGAGAAGGTTGCCCCCTGGCAACCATTTTCGATTACCGATGGCCGCCTCATCACCGGCCAGAACCCCGCCTCTTCGACTTCGGCAGCTCAGGCGCTCTTGAAACTACTGGCAGCGAAATAG
- a CDS encoding DUF4375 domain-containing protein codes for MAVSLSGDKDADEIAAHIGCLHDLRRLQFENTDVTDAGLHHLRSLTKLRKLELENPHVTGEGLACLAGMTRLQELSLGGEQLGGRGFQHLANLRRLVELAIDCGRFSDDDLAPLAALATLESVSVTNIVKVVGAFARHLSGSPRLRRIVCLDCVTDEGLASIGGLTSLESLYLEGPFTDVGLRQFGTLSRLRSLEIASEHVTGAGVSIVGELLQLESLCLNTPLVTDDVIPSLERCQGLEHLSFRSPVLSDSGLQNIRDVMPRCEVLDLVRDHHEAAPEDEDQKNRERYESDTPFLSLLAKANNLDLLNGTFTKIGDRYDHLVDALAYSPIERVVMLVWHVTAIIGNGGFEYLFGGELPGDPDLQITAEAFKEAGLARSYEAFQEAFRLFPGEIVPHDPETRWQQYDAANRSARNAINRKLWQDDWDHLVEKKVAEFIRQHAAELLYLDDGE; via the coding sequence GTGGCGGTTTCACTCTCTGGCGATAAGGACGCCGACGAAATTGCCGCTCATATTGGTTGTCTGCACGATTTGCGCAGGTTGCAGTTCGAGAACACGGACGTGACCGATGCGGGGCTTCATCATCTAAGGTCGCTGACGAAGCTTCGAAAGCTGGAACTAGAGAATCCTCATGTCACGGGGGAGGGCCTGGCTTGCTTGGCCGGGATGACGCGTCTGCAAGAACTGAGTCTTGGCGGAGAGCAGCTTGGCGGCCGTGGGTTTCAACACCTGGCGAACCTTCGCAGGCTCGTCGAGCTGGCAATCGACTGTGGTAGATTCAGTGACGATGACTTAGCTCCACTCGCCGCGCTCGCAACGTTGGAAAGCGTGTCGGTGACGAACATTGTAAAAGTTGTTGGCGCTTTTGCCCGACATTTGTCAGGCTCGCCACGGCTGCGACGGATTGTTTGCCTGGACTGTGTTACCGACGAGGGGCTTGCTTCTATCGGCGGACTCACGAGCCTTGAATCGCTTTATCTTGAAGGTCCATTTACAGATGTAGGACTTCGACAGTTTGGCACGCTCTCGCGTTTACGGTCATTAGAAATCGCGTCCGAGCACGTAACCGGCGCTGGCGTGTCGATTGTGGGCGAACTGCTTCAGCTAGAATCGCTCTGCCTGAATACACCTTTGGTAACTGACGACGTGATTCCGTCACTCGAACGATGCCAAGGGCTTGAGCATTTGAGCTTCCGTTCACCCGTCCTGTCGGATTCAGGTTTGCAGAACATCCGTGACGTGATGCCGCGGTGCGAGGTTTTGGATCTGGTTCGGGACCACCACGAGGCTGCGCCCGAGGATGAAGATCAAAAGAACCGCGAGCGTTACGAGAGCGACACACCGTTTTTGAGCTTGCTGGCCAAGGCCAACAATTTGGACCTGTTGAACGGCACGTTTACCAAAATCGGCGACCGATATGATCACTTGGTAGACGCTTTGGCGTATTCACCGATCGAACGCGTGGTCATGCTGGTTTGGCATGTGACGGCCATCATCGGCAATGGTGGATTCGAGTATCTTTTCGGCGGCGAACTTCCGGGCGATCCAGATTTGCAGATCACGGCCGAGGCCTTCAAAGAGGCTGGCCTCGCGCGCAGCTACGAAGCCTTTCAGGAAGCATTCCGCCTGTTTCCCGGCGAAATTGTTCCGCACGATCCTGAAACGCGGTGGCAACAATACGACGCAGCGAATCGATCGGCCAGGAACGCGATCAATCGAAAGTTATGGCAGGACGACTGGGACCATCTAGTCGAGAAAAAAGTGGCCGAGTTCATCCGCCAGCATGCCGCGGAGCTTCTCTACTTGGACGATGGCGAGTAA